One genomic region from Uloborus diversus isolate 005 chromosome 2, Udiv.v.3.1, whole genome shotgun sequence encodes:
- the LOC129217485 gene encoding chromobox protein homolog 2-like, whose product MELSSVGERVYAAECVQKKRIRKGRVEYLVKWKGWSTRYNTWEPEENILDVRLLEAFEASQSKDHTPSGKGRRGKRDRQVLETTHFNAESNQTSTNALVEENSTNSLDQEVDGTERNQSSNNEAWQESSSNDQESEGLLVSIPLPINNSSSNSEPPAKAAKISNLISASEHGWENSPSSSSAEWHIPTSNSSSASEGPAENEVNESSTNNVQQESVHSNSESSNFSLSRTSFSSESKEAELQISAKSPVKEAESVTNKTVDKTESSASSTDEIAASTQDVSVEGTVDKKYENSVQQVSTAAKELEVSDKPLSPNNIDAPTELQETEISPLSDEFWKKQNPLVDHVLITDVTTNLLTVTVRECDTSNGFFKDRPNPLTENGETTTSTDAETSAS is encoded by the exons ATGGAGCTGTCGTCTGTCGGAGAAAGAGTTTACGCTGCTGAATGCGTTCAAAAAAAGCGAATACGGAAG GGTCGTGTAGAATATCTTGTGAAATGGAAAGGTTGGAGTACACG ATACAACACATGGGAGCCGGAGGAAAATATCTTGGATGTTCGCCTATTAGAAGCTTTTGAAGCAAG CCAGAGCAAAGATCACACACCTTCAGGGAAGGGACGACGAGGGAAAAGAGACAGACag GTTCTTGAAACAACACACTTCAATGCTGAGTCAAATCAGACTAGTACTAATGCTCTGGTAGAAGAAAATTCAACTAACTCATTAGATCAAGAGGTTGACGGAACAGAAAGGAACCAATCTTCTAACAATGAAGCATGGCAAGAAAGTTCTAGCAATGATCAGGAATCAGAGGGCCTTCTTGTGAGTATCCCTCTGCCTATTAATAATTCTTCTTCTAACTCTGAGCCACCAGCAAAAGCAGCAAAAATCAGTAATCTGATTTCTGCTTCTGAACATGGCTGGGAAAATAGTCCTTCCTCTAGCAGTGCCGAGTGGCACATTCCAACTTCGAATTCATCTTCAGCATCCGAGGGGCCTGCAGAAAACGAAGTAAACGAAAGCAGTACTAATAATGTCCAGCAAGAAAGTGTTCATTCAAATTCAGAATCTTCAAACTTTAGTCTATCCAGAACGAGTTTTAGCTCAGAATCTAAAGAAGCTGAGCTTCAGATTTCCGCTAAAAGCCCAGTAAAGGAGGCTGAATCGGTTACCAATAAGACAGTTGACAAAACTGAATCTTCTGCAAGTTCGACAGACGAGATCGCAGCAAGTACTCAGGATGTTTCTGTTGAAGGAACAGttgacaaaaaatatgaaaattctgtACAACAGGTTTCTACTGCTGCCAAGGAACTTGAAGTTTCAGACAAGCCTCTGTCCCCCAATAACATTGATGCTCCAACGGAACTACAAGAAACTGAAATATCTCCCTTATCagatgaattttggaaaaaacagaatcCATTGGTTGACCATGTGTTAATTACTGATGTGACAACTAATCTCCTTACAGTCACAGTTCGCGAGTGTGATACTAGTAATGGGTTTTTTAAAGATAGGCCAAATCCTCTCACTGAAAATGGAGAAACTACTACTTCTACGGATGCAGAAACTTCTGCTTCCTAG